One genomic region from Skermania piniformis encodes:
- the efp gene encoding elongation factor P — protein sequence MADTSDFKNGLVLRIDGNLQQIIEFQHVKPGKGPAFVRTKLKNVLSGKVVDKTFNAGVKVETATVDRRDMTYLYHDGSDYVFMDAQTFEQIAIAEATIGDGAQFLLESMKVQVATHEGEPLYVELPVTVELEVRHTDPGLQGDRSTGGTKPATLETGAEVQVPLFINTGDKLKIDSRDGNYLGRVNA from the coding sequence GTGGCTGATACGAGCGATTTCAAGAACGGTCTGGTGCTGCGGATCGACGGAAACCTGCAGCAGATCATCGAGTTCCAGCACGTGAAGCCGGGTAAAGGCCCCGCCTTCGTGCGCACCAAGCTGAAGAACGTGCTGTCCGGCAAGGTGGTGGACAAGACGTTCAACGCCGGCGTCAAGGTGGAGACCGCGACCGTCGACCGGCGCGACATGACCTACCTCTACCACGACGGCTCGGACTATGTGTTCATGGACGCCCAGACCTTCGAGCAGATCGCGATCGCCGAGGCGACCATCGGCGACGGCGCGCAGTTCCTGCTGGAGAGCATGAAGGTTCAGGTCGCGACCCACGAGGGTGAGCCGCTCTATGTCGAGCTGCCGGTCACCGTCGAATTGGAGGTGCGGCACACCGACCCCGGTCTGCAAGGCGATCGGTCGACCGGCGGCACCAAACCGGCGACCCTGGAGACCGGCGCCGAGGTGCAGGTGCCGTTGTTCATCAACACCGGCGACAAGTTGAAGATCGATTCGCGTGACGGTAACTACCTCGGCCGTGTCAACGCGTAG
- a CDS encoding dihydroorotase has translation MTVLISRARPYGEEPVDVLIADGEIREIGAGLTAPAGAERLDAAGGILLPGFVDLHTHLREPGREDTETIETGSAAAALGGYTAVFAMANTDPVADTAVVTDHVWRRGREVGLVDVYPVGAVTVGLAGTKLAELGTMAAGAAAVRMFSDDGKCVHDPLLMRRALEYATSLNVLIAQHAEEPRLTEGALAHEGPTASRLGLTGWPRAAEESIVARDVILARDAGARVHICHASTAGTVELLRWAKAQGIAITAEVTPHHLLLDDSRLVGYDPVNKVNPPLREVGDTVALRRALAEGVLDCVATDHAPHAAQDKCCEFALARPGMLGLQTALSVVVATMLTPGLLDWRGVARVLSERPAQIVGLPDQGRPIVVGEPANLVLVDPDAVWTVRGAELASIADNTPYESMELPAQVTATLLRGRITARDGKVVDRSWND, from the coding sequence ATGACGGTATTGATCAGCCGAGCCCGTCCGTACGGCGAGGAGCCGGTCGACGTTCTGATCGCGGACGGGGAGATTCGGGAGATCGGCGCCGGCCTGACGGCCCCGGCCGGGGCGGAGCGGCTCGATGCGGCCGGCGGAATTCTCCTTCCGGGCTTTGTCGATCTGCACACCCACCTGCGGGAACCCGGCCGCGAGGATACCGAGACGATCGAAACCGGGTCGGCGGCCGCGGCGCTGGGCGGGTACACGGCGGTGTTCGCCATGGCGAACACCGACCCGGTCGCCGACACGGCGGTGGTCACCGACCATGTCTGGCGGCGCGGTCGCGAGGTCGGCTTGGTCGACGTATATCCGGTCGGGGCGGTCACCGTCGGGCTGGCCGGGACGAAGCTCGCCGAGCTGGGCACCATGGCGGCCGGTGCGGCCGCTGTCCGGATGTTCTCCGATGACGGCAAGTGTGTGCACGATCCGCTGCTCATGCGCCGGGCGCTGGAATATGCAACATCGTTGAATGTGCTGATCGCCCAGCACGCCGAGGAGCCTCGACTCACCGAAGGTGCGCTCGCCCATGAAGGTCCGACCGCGTCTCGGCTCGGGCTGACCGGCTGGCCGCGTGCCGCCGAGGAGTCGATCGTCGCCCGGGATGTAATACTCGCCCGGGACGCCGGCGCGCGCGTGCACATCTGTCATGCCTCGACCGCGGGCACGGTGGAGCTGCTGCGCTGGGCCAAGGCCCAGGGCATTGCGATCACCGCCGAAGTGACCCCGCACCACCTGCTGCTCGACGATTCCCGGCTGGTCGGCTACGACCCGGTGAACAAGGTGAATCCGCCGTTGCGCGAGGTCGGCGACACCGTTGCGCTGCGCCGGGCCCTGGCCGAGGGCGTGCTGGACTGCGTGGCGACCGACCACGCGCCGCACGCCGCCCAGGACAAATGCTGCGAGTTCGCGCTGGCCCGGCCGGGGATGCTGGGCCTGCAGACCGCATTGTCGGTGGTGGTTGCGACGATGCTCACGCCGGGGTTGCTGGACTGGCGTGGCGTGGCTCGGGTGCTCAGTGAGCGCCCGGCGCAGATCGTGGGATTGCCCGACCAGGGGCGCCCGATCGTGGTCGGCGAGCCGGCCAACCTCGTGCTGGTCGACCCGGACGCGGTGTGGACGGTTCGGGGCGCGGAGCTGGCCAGCATCGCCGACAACACGCCCTACGAGTCGATGGAGCTGCCGGCGCAGGTGACTGCGACGTTGCTGCGGGGTCGGATCACGGCCCGAGACGGGAAAGTGGTGGATCGGTCATGGAACGACTGA
- the carA gene encoding glutamine-hydrolyzing carbamoyl-phosphate synthase small subunit → MTTERAALVLEDGRIFRGAAFGAVGATLGEAVFCTAMTGYQEMLTDPSYHRQILVATAPQIGNTGWNDEDDESRDRRIWVAGYAVRDPARRVSNWRATGTLPDALIAQRIVGIAGIDTRAVVRHLRTAGSMKAGIFSGDALAADDEMLARVAGQPAMRGADLAGEVSTTTEYTIEPTGEPRFTVAAIDLGIKTNTPRMLAARGVRVHVLPAAASFEQVAELAPDGVFLSNGPGDPVTAGNAVALTRAALDAGLPLFGICFGNQILGRALGRNTYKMTFGHRGINIPVIERATGRIAITAQNHGFALEGEAGERFDTPFGRAEVSHTCANDGVVEGVRLLDSAGGPGRAFSVQYHPEAAAGPHDAAYLFDRFVELMDGSRR, encoded by the coding sequence GTGACCACCGAACGGGCCGCGCTGGTGCTCGAAGACGGTCGGATCTTCCGCGGCGCGGCGTTCGGTGCGGTCGGCGCGACGCTCGGCGAAGCCGTGTTCTGCACGGCGATGACCGGTTATCAGGAGATGCTCACCGATCCCAGCTATCACCGGCAGATCCTGGTCGCGACCGCCCCGCAGATCGGCAACACCGGTTGGAACGACGAGGACGACGAGTCGCGGGACCGGCGGATCTGGGTGGCCGGCTACGCGGTGCGTGACCCGGCCCGGCGGGTCTCGAACTGGCGCGCGACCGGAACCTTGCCGGACGCCTTGATCGCGCAGCGGATCGTCGGGATTGCCGGGATCGACACCCGGGCCGTCGTCCGCCATCTCCGTACCGCCGGCTCGATGAAGGCCGGGATCTTCTCCGGCGACGCCCTCGCCGCCGATGACGAGATGCTCGCCCGGGTCGCCGGTCAACCCGCGATGCGCGGTGCCGACCTGGCCGGGGAGGTGTCCACGACCACCGAATACACGATCGAACCGACCGGCGAACCGCGGTTCACCGTGGCCGCGATCGACCTCGGGATCAAGACCAACACGCCGCGGATGCTGGCCGCCCGCGGGGTCCGGGTGCACGTCCTGCCTGCCGCTGCCAGCTTCGAACAGGTCGCCGAGCTGGCGCCGGACGGGGTGTTCCTGTCCAACGGACCGGGCGACCCGGTCACGGCCGGCAACGCGGTGGCACTCACCCGGGCAGCGCTGGACGCGGGCCTGCCGCTGTTCGGTATCTGCTTCGGCAACCAGATCCTCGGCCGGGCGCTGGGCCGCAATACCTACAAGATGACCTTCGGTCATCGCGGGATCAACATCCCGGTGATCGAGCGGGCCACCGGCCGGATCGCGATCACCGCGCAGAACCACGGCTTCGCGCTCGAGGGCGAGGCGGGCGAGCGCTTCGACACCCCGTTCGGCCGCGCCGAGGTATCGCACACCTGCGCCAACGACGGCGTGGTCGAAGGGGTGCGGCTGCTCGATTCGGCCGGGGGACCCGGTCGGGCGTTCTCGGTGCAGTATCACCCCGAGGCCGCGGCCGGTCCGCACGACGCGGCCTACCTGTTCGACCGGTTCGTCGAGCTGATGGACGGGAGCAGGCGTTGA
- a CDS encoding SDR family NAD(P)-dependent oxidoreductase: protein MDSIASGTVLITGSTGGLGRATTLAMAGRPARGRPDLVLLGRPGRTLDGLAAEVRQTGATVRQIGCDLARLADVRRAAQQVKDLLVAGAVRPLRGLVANAGLMSADTHAVSADGYELTFAVNYLAHAQLIGDLLDSFTAPARIVLVGSNTYHQNVYRRILRVAPAVWRDPIELARPLPAAEPAGTQPSGIAYSNSKLAVLYYAHELQRRAPDGIGVAVFEPGFMPGTGLGRDQGAAVQWIGRAVAALPGVSTPAESGPLFASVVLDDRWAHLRDGAFVVKDTERTVEPFAIDPARERRLWVATEELLGDTVDPDVRPG, encoded by the coding sequence GTGGATTCGATCGCATCCGGCACCGTGTTGATCACCGGATCGACCGGCGGCCTGGGCCGGGCCACGACCCTCGCGATGGCTGGCCGGCCCGCGCGAGGGCGACCCGATCTGGTGCTGCTCGGCCGGCCCGGCCGCACCTTGGACGGGCTGGCGGCCGAAGTGCGACAGACCGGAGCGACGGTCCGGCAGATCGGCTGCGACCTGGCGCGGCTGGCCGATGTGCGCCGGGCGGCGCAGCAGGTCAAGGATCTGTTGGTGGCCGGTGCGGTGCGTCCGCTGCGCGGGCTGGTGGCGAACGCCGGACTGATGTCTGCCGATACCCACGCCGTGTCGGCAGACGGCTACGAGCTGACCTTCGCGGTGAACTATCTCGCCCATGCCCAGCTGATCGGCGACCTGCTGGACAGCTTCACCGCCCCCGCCCGAATCGTGCTGGTCGGGTCGAACACTTACCACCAGAACGTGTACCGCCGTATTCTGCGGGTCGCGCCCGCGGTGTGGCGGGACCCGATCGAACTCGCCCGGCCGCTGCCCGCGGCCGAGCCCGCCGGGACGCAACCGTCCGGTATCGCGTACTCGAATTCCAAGCTCGCGGTCCTCTACTACGCACACGAGCTGCAGCGTCGCGCACCGGACGGGATCGGTGTGGCCGTGTTCGAGCCGGGCTTCATGCCCGGAACCGGCCTGGGCCGCGACCAGGGTGCCGCCGTGCAGTGGATCGGTCGGGCCGTTGCCGCCCTCCCCGGGGTGTCGACGCCGGCCGAATCCGGCCCGTTGTTCGCGTCGGTGGTGCTCGACGACCGGTGGGCCCACCTGCGCGACGGTGCCTTCGTGGTCAAGGACACCGAACGGACGGTCGAGCCGTTCGCGATCGACCCGGCACGGGAACGACGACTGTGGGTCGCGACCGAGGAACTGCTGGGGGACACTGTCGACCCGGATGTCCGGCCCGGGTAA
- a CDS encoding transporter, with protein MERLIWVLAFAALWGIGVWAMLRGRRNRGRRQLGRVGHLPDLPGDVGAQVLEPAPGLYLGSTFAPSWQDRITAGDLGDRALAELTRFEEGILLTRTAANAIWIPHDSVGTIRTERGHAGKVMGTAGVLVVRWRLPNGTEVDTGFRADDKSVYPAWVRRYERPPAQGDPVPQNGELL; from the coding sequence ATGGAACGACTGATATGGGTGCTGGCCTTCGCGGCGCTCTGGGGCATCGGGGTGTGGGCGATGCTCCGCGGCCGGCGTAACCGCGGCCGCCGTCAGCTGGGCCGCGTCGGTCATCTGCCCGACCTCCCCGGTGACGTGGGCGCCCAGGTGCTGGAACCGGCACCCGGCCTCTACCTCGGCAGCACCTTCGCACCCAGCTGGCAGGATCGGATCACCGCCGGCGACCTCGGCGACCGCGCGCTCGCCGAGCTGACCCGGTTCGAGGAGGGGATCCTGCTGACCCGGACCGCTGCCAACGCGATCTGGATTCCGCACGATTCGGTCGGTACGATCCGCACCGAGCGCGGGCACGCCGGCAAGGTGATGGGCACCGCGGGTGTGCTGGTGGTGCGTTGGCGGCTGCCGAACGGAACCGAGGTCGATACCGGATTCCGGGCCGACGACAAGTCGGTATACCCCGCGTGGGTGCGGCGCTACGAGCGACCACCGGCGCAGGGCGATCCGGTGCCACAGAACGGAGAGCTGTTGTGA
- the pyrR gene encoding bifunctional pyr operon transcriptional regulator/uracil phosphoribosyltransferase PyrR, giving the protein MGVPERHDPQRVQAGRELLSESEVARTIARISHQIIEKTALDSGVGAPRVLLLGIPTRGTTLATRLADRIAEYTGLRPGTGSLDITLYRDDLRSQPHRPLERTSVPDGGIDDALVILVDDVLFSGRSVRAALDALRDLGRPRAVQLAVLIDRGHRELPLRADYVGKNVPTARSEDVSVLLAEPDGRDGVYLRDARG; this is encoded by the coding sequence ATGGGTGTGCCGGAGCGGCACGATCCCCAGCGGGTGCAGGCCGGGCGAGAGCTGTTGTCCGAGTCCGAGGTGGCCCGCACGATCGCCCGGATATCGCATCAGATCATCGAGAAGACCGCGTTGGACTCCGGCGTCGGCGCCCCGCGAGTGTTGCTGTTGGGTATCCCCACCCGGGGTACCACCCTTGCCACCCGGCTCGCCGACCGGATTGCCGAGTACACCGGCCTGCGGCCCGGAACCGGATCGCTCGACATCACGCTCTACCGCGACGACCTGCGCTCCCAGCCGCACCGGCCGCTGGAGCGGACCTCGGTGCCGGACGGTGGTATCGACGACGCCCTGGTGATCCTGGTCGACGACGTGCTCTTCTCCGGCCGGTCGGTGCGCGCGGCCCTCGATGCGTTACGTGACCTGGGCCGTCCGCGCGCGGTGCAGCTGGCGGTCTTGATCGACCGGGGTCATCGGGAGCTCCCGCTGCGCGCCGACTACGTCGGCAAGAACGTGCCGACGGCGCGGAGCGAGGATGTGTCGGTGCTGCTCGCCGAGCCGGACGGGCGCGACGGCGTGTACCTGCGCGATGCGCGAGGCTGA
- a CDS encoding aspartate carbamoyltransferase catalytic subunit, whose protein sequence is MRHLLSVTDLTPDAAVALLDDAERFQQALLGREVRKLPTLRGRTVMTVFYENSTRTRVSFEVAGKWLSADVVNVSASSSSVQKGESLRDTALTLHAAGADALIIRHPASGAAHRIAAWLDDAAAGAATPAVINAGDGTHEHPTQALLDALTIRQRLGGIEGRRVLIVGDILHSRVARSNAFLLALLGAEVVLVAPRTLLPVGVADWPVTVVDSLDAELPGADAVLMLRVQAERMNGGFFPSAREYAVRYGLSERRLGLLDESAVVLHPGPMLRGMEIAAAVADSPQAAILAQVTNGVHVRMAVLFNVLVGTEAALT, encoded by the coding sequence GTGCGACACCTGCTCTCGGTCACCGATCTGACCCCCGACGCGGCGGTTGCGCTCCTCGACGACGCCGAGCGGTTCCAACAGGCTCTGCTCGGCCGGGAGGTGCGCAAGCTGCCGACGCTGCGCGGCCGCACGGTGATGACCGTCTTCTACGAGAACTCGACGCGCACCCGGGTGTCGTTCGAGGTCGCCGGCAAGTGGTTGAGCGCGGATGTGGTCAACGTCAGCGCCAGCAGTTCCTCGGTGCAGAAGGGGGAGTCGCTCCGCGACACCGCGCTGACGCTGCACGCGGCCGGCGCGGATGCGTTGATCATCCGGCATCCGGCGTCCGGAGCCGCGCACCGCATCGCCGCGTGGCTCGACGATGCGGCGGCCGGTGCCGCGACGCCCGCGGTGATCAACGCCGGCGACGGTACCCATGAGCATCCGACGCAGGCCTTGCTGGACGCGTTGACCATCCGGCAGCGGCTGGGTGGGATCGAGGGTCGGCGAGTGCTGATCGTCGGCGACATCCTGCACAGTAGGGTCGCCCGGTCCAACGCGTTCCTGCTCGCCCTGCTCGGCGCGGAGGTGGTGCTGGTGGCACCGCGCACGCTGCTGCCGGTGGGGGTCGCGGACTGGCCGGTCACCGTGGTGGATTCGCTGGATGCCGAGCTGCCCGGCGCGGACGCCGTGCTCATGCTGCGGGTGCAGGCGGAGCGGATGAACGGCGGCTTCTTCCCGAGTGCCCGGGAGTACGCGGTGCGGTACGGGCTGTCCGAGCGGCGGCTGGGCCTGCTGGACGAGTCCGCGGTGGTATTGCACCCCGGACCGATGCTGCGCGGAATGGAGATCGCCGCCGCGGTTGCCGATTCCCCGCAGGCTGCGATCTTGGCGCAGGTCACGAACGGAGTGCACGTGCGGATGGCCGTGTTGTTCAACGTATTGGTCGGCACCGAAGCGGCCCTGACATGA
- the nusB gene encoding transcription antitermination factor NusB, whose translation MTDESRPEPPKKHGARHRARRRALDLLFEAEARGVAPADVVTQRRELAAADDTIPSVSAYAATLVLGVAADQDRIDRTIADYLQDWTLPRLPAVDRAILRIAVWELFHAADVPPVVAVDEAVELAKELSTDDSPSFVNGVLGQIVVVAPQVRAAAAATSPESSAG comes from the coding sequence ATGACCGACGAATCACGGCCGGAACCGCCCAAGAAGCACGGCGCCCGGCATCGGGCCCGCCGACGTGCGCTGGACCTGCTCTTCGAGGCCGAGGCGCGCGGTGTCGCGCCCGCCGATGTCGTCACGCAGCGCCGTGAGCTGGCCGCGGCCGACGACACGATTCCGTCGGTGAGCGCGTACGCCGCGACCCTGGTGCTGGGCGTGGCCGCCGACCAGGATCGGATCGACCGGACCATCGCCGACTACCTGCAGGATTGGACGTTGCCGCGGCTGCCGGCGGTGGATCGAGCGATCCTGCGCATCGCGGTGTGGGAGTTGTTCCATGCGGCCGACGTTCCGCCGGTCGTCGCGGTCGACGAGGCGGTCGAGTTGGCAAAGGAGCTGTCCACCGACGACTCGCCGAGTTTCGTCAACGGGGTCCTGGGGCAGATCGTCGTGGTCGCCCCGCAGGTGCGGGCCGCTGCGGCGGCGACATCGCCGGAGTCGTCGGCCGGCTGA